One Centroberyx gerrardi isolate f3 chromosome 6, fCenGer3.hap1.cur.20231027, whole genome shotgun sequence genomic region harbors:
- the thyn1 gene encoding thymocyte nuclear protein 1 gives MAPKKRTRSTRAAKSGKDDHAVKEDSEMVSAVEPAAQTVRGKRKASASDATGKQESTKGEASDGRPQYCHWLMKSEPESRFENGIDVKFGIEDLKALPDQTGCWDGVRNYQARNFMREMKEEQLAFFYHSNCKDPGVAGVMKIVKEAYVDHTQFDKKDVHFDASSKPDNPKWSMVDVQYQRMMKRFVPLSELKKYHLQHKTKGGPLKDLALFTRARLSVQPLTTEEFDFVLSLENKDPL, from the exons ATGGCACCAAAGAAAAGGACCAGGAGTACAAGAGCAGCAAAATCAG GAAAAGATGACCATGCAGTAAAGGAAGACAGTGAAATGGTGTCTGCTGTGGAGCCTGCTGCTCAAACCGTTCGGGGGAAGAGAAAAGCTTCAGCTTCTGATGCGACtggaaaacaggagagcacTAAAGGCGAAGCATCAGACGGTCGCCCGCAGTACTGTCACTGGCTGATGAAGTCTGAGCCCGAGAGCCGCTTCGAGAACGGAATCGACGTGAAG TTTGGGATTGAGGATCTGAAGGCTCTGCCCGATCAGACTGGATGCTGGGATGGTGTCCGCAATTATCAG GCGCGCAACTTCATGAgggagatgaaagaagagcagCTGGCATTCTTCTACCACAGCAACTGCAAGGACCCTGGGGTAGCAGGAGTCATGAAA ATTGTGAAGGAAGCATATGTGGACCACACTCAGTTTGACAAGAAAGATGTCCATTTTGATGCATCCAGCAAACCAGATAACCCCAAATGGAGCATG GTTGACGTCCAGTATCAAAGAATGATGAAGCGTTTTGTTCCTCTGTCTGAGCTGAAGAAATACCACCTGCAGCACAAGACCAAAGGAGGGCCCCTGAAGGACTTGGCGCTCTTCACAAGGGCCCGGCTGTCTGTCCAGCCGCTCACCACTG AGGAGTTTGACTTTGTCCTGAGTCTGGAGAACAAAGATCCGCTGTGA